In Silene latifolia isolate original U9 population chromosome 3, ASM4854445v1, whole genome shotgun sequence, a single window of DNA contains:
- the LOC141648246 gene encoding uncharacterized protein LOC141648246 has protein sequence MHTKTDSDLTSLAATTPPRSPPRRGSGSGAVYYVESPSQHDVDKMSYGSSPMGSPTRHFHYHCSPVHHSRESSTSRFSRGSGWRRIHGRRLEYSGHVDGLEEGDNDGDDDGDGDGDGGDGGPTMRFYVGCFLVCFVGLFGLFSLILWGASKSFQPIILVKHMVFSEFTIQAGMDGTGVPTDMLSLNSTVKITYKNPATFFGVHVTSTPLELYHYNLKVASGQMKKFYQKRKSHSNITTLVHCHQVPLYGGMSFISDAKLGNIHPEKVRSVGLNLTFTVRSKAYILGKLVKSKFYTHIRCPVTLDGNRLGKSVNLVRSCIYN, from the exons ATGCACACTAAGACGGACTCAGACTTAACCAGTCTCGCAGCAACAACACCACCACGCTCACCACCGCGCCGGGGCTCCGGGTCCGGCGCGGTATACTACGTGGAAAGCCCATCTCAACACGACGTAGACAAAATGTCATACGGGTCAAGCCCAATGGGCTCACCAACCCGACATTTCCACTACCACTGTTCACCTGTCCACCACTCACGTGAGTCTTCCACCTCACGTTTCTCACGTGGGTCCGGGTGGCGGAGAATCCATGGGCGAAGACTCGAGTATTCGGGTCATGTTGATGGGTTAGAGGAGGGTgataatgatggtgacgatgatggtgatggtgatggtgatggtggagATGGTGGGCCCACTATGAGGTTTTATGTGGGGTGTTTTTTGGTGTGTTTTGTGGGGTTGTTTGGactcttttctttgattttgtggggtGCTAGTAAGTCTTTTCAACCTATCATTCTTGTCAAG CATATGGTGTTTTCGGAATTCACTATACAAGCAGGAATGGATGGCACAGGAGTTCCAACTGATATGTTGTCCCTTAATTCGACAGTCAAGATTACCTACAAGAACCCTGCTACATTTTTTGGAGTACATGTCACTTCTACTCCCCTTGAGTTGTACCACTATAACCTTAAAGTTGCATCTGGACAG ATGAAGAAgttttaccaaaaaaggaaaagcCATTCAAATATAACCACACTGGTTCATTGTCACCAAGTCCCTCTCTATGGTGGAATGTCATTCATATCAGATGCGAAACTGGGTAACATTCACCCGGAAAAAGTAAGAAGCGTGGGCTTGAATTTGACATTTACAGTGAGGTCAAAAGCATACATCTTAGGGAAGCTAGTGAAGTCCAAGTTCTATACACATATCAGATGCCCGGTCACTTTAGATGGCAACCGTCTTGGTAAGTCTGTGAATTTGGTTCGTTCTTGTATCTATAATTGA